The following nucleotide sequence is from Methanobacteriaceae archaeon.
AATTGAAGAATTAAATCGAATAGATTTATTATCAAAATACAAGATAAGAGACCCCTCTGAAAGCGACATTGATAATTTGTTAAATGATTACAAATCCAAGATAGGTGGAAGATAAAATGGAAAGAGGATATCCCAGGATACGGTTCCAGAAAAAATTGGATGAATTAAAAGAAGAAGTTGATGAAATGGGTCAGGCCACCCTAAAGGCTTACAGAGACGCTTTTACCACTTTTCTTGATTATGATTCCCAGCTGGTGAAGAATGTTATGGAGGCCAATAAAAAAGTCCATGAAATGGGTTTCCAGATAGAACATGATGCCATGAGCATAATTGCAGCTGAACAACCTGTGGCGGGAGATCTAAGATTCATCGAAGCAAGTATCAAGGTTTCAAGTCACTTAAAACGGATTGCTGGCCTGGCTGCAAACATTGCTGAAGTTGCCCGTCATGTTAAAGATGAAGAGATCCCTGAAAAGCCAATGTTTGACTTGCAGCGCATGGCAGACATTGTGGATGGGATGGTTAGTAAGAGTTTGGCTGCTTTCCTGGCTAAAAACATGAACGTTGCCCGGGAATTACACCGAGATGATGATAAAGTGGATGATCTTTTTGACCATGCCTTAAAAGACATCACCAAAAGCATGTTCCAGGATAAAGAATCCATCTCTTACTCCATATATCTATTGTTCCTGGCTCGTTTCTTAGAGAGAATCGCAGATCGCGCGGAAAACATTGGTGACAGAACCATCTTCATGATCACCTGTGAAAAACAGCAATTTACTGTTGAGAAAAAATAGCAATAGATATTAAAGGATGATTTATCATCCTTTTTTGTTTTTATTCCCTTTTTATTTTACCATTTTATATAACTATTAGGATATTAGATAATAAGGAAGTTACAGGAATATGATGAGTTGATTGATGAAGTTTGATATCCTCTTAAATTACTTTAAGAAGGGTGAAACTGAAGGGTTAATTTTTTAACAATAGTACAAAAAGTAATAAGTAGTATTTAGAATATGATATTTTTTCAATCTTTCAAAATCCCACTAGCACTTCGGGCTGCCCAGCACTGAATACAAACTCCAATGGGCAGTCCAGCAGTGTGGGTGTCCGCATATTCTATTTTAACATCCAGTGCCGTTGTTTTACCACCCATTCCCATAGGGCCTATTCCCGTGGAGTTAATCATTTCCAGCATCTCGTTTTCTAAAACTGCGATTCTTTCTTCAG
It contains:
- the phoU gene encoding phosphate signaling complex protein PhoU; its protein translation is MERGYPRIRFQKKLDELKEEVDEMGQATLKAYRDAFTTFLDYDSQLVKNVMEANKKVHEMGFQIEHDAMSIIAAEQPVAGDLRFIEASIKVSSHLKRIAGLAANIAEVARHVKDEEIPEKPMFDLQRMADIVDGMVSKSLAAFLAKNMNVARELHRDDDKVDDLFDHALKDITKSMFQDKESISYSIYLLFLARFLERIADRAENIGDRTIFMITCEKQQFTVEKK